The region CATATCTGATAAAAGAGATCTTCCTGCAGCAGAATGCTTTTGATCCTGTTGATGCCCACTCATCACCTGAAAAACAGATAAAGATTGCAGAGATACTCAGGCTCGTTCATGATCTCTGGATAAAGGCTTTTGAAGAAAAAAAGATACCTGTAAAGATACTTAAGGATCAGCCTGAGATACAGGAGTTTTTAAGATCTAAGTATGAGGTAGGTAATGACAGGATTGAAGAGTACGACAGACTGATGGAAAGGATAAAAGAGAGATACCACCATCTCATTCTCAGTTATGGAGAGTAGATATGCTTATTGAGTATAAGGGAGGTATTTCCATTAAAGGAAATATCCTCTTTTTTAAGACTGTTGAAGGTGTAAGATATGGAGAAAAGGTTGTTATAAGAACTGATAATAGGGATATAACAGGAAAGGTCTCGGTTTTGACAGAGGACATAACAGTTATAGAGATCTTAGGAGAGAGCTCCGGGATAAACCCACAGGATGTAAGGGTCAGATTTACAGGAGAGCCTTTCAAAATACCTGTTTCAGAAGGTATGCTCGGGAGGATACTTGATCCATTTGGAAACCCTTTAGATGAACTTGGAAGTATAATCCCTGAGGCATTTCTTGATATATCCGGTGAGGCTTACAACCCTTCAAAAAGGTTATACCCTGAGGAGATAATCTACACGGGGATATCATCAATAGATGGTCTTAACACACTTGTTAAGGGACAGAAACTTCCCGTTTTTGCCGTTTCCGGTGTTCCTACAGATCAGCTTGTTGCCCAGATTGTCCGCCAGATAAAAACAGGTTCGGAAAATAGAGCTACAGTCCTTTGTGCTGTTGGGGTTAAATACGAGACTGCAAACTATCTTATTGAGGATATAACGTCAGGAGGAAACTTTCCAAAAACGGCTGTTTTTTTAAATCTTGCTGATGAGCCGCCTGTAAACAGTCTTATATCCGTAAGATCAGCCCTTACACTGAGTGAGTTTCTCGCCTTTGAGAAAGGTTATGATGTTGTTGTTGTTATATACGATATGACAAATTACTGTGATGCTTTAAGGGAGATATCATCAAAAAGAGGTGAGATCCCCGGAAGAAAGGGATATCCGGGATATATGTACAGCGATCTTGCATCAATCTATGAGAGGGCAGGTGTTCTTAAGGGAATGAAAGGCTCTGTTACACAGATACCTGTTCTCACAATGCCTGATGATGATATAACACACCCTATACCTGATCTTACAGGTTATATAACTGAAGGACAGATAGTTCTTGATAGAAGCCTGCACCAGAGAGGTGTTTACCCACCTGTAAATGTACTCCCTTCACTTTCAAGGCTTATGAACAGGGCTGTTGATGATCTGCACAAAAGGTGGGCAAACCAGATATACTCAGCCTATGCTAAAGCTAAAAGGGTTGAGATGCTTGCCTCTATCGTTGGGGAAACAGAGATAAGCGAGATAGAGAGAACCTATCTTGATTTTGGAAGGAGATTTGAGGAGTTGTTTATAAAACAGGGGAGATACGAGGATAGAACACTTGAAGAGACTTTAAGTATAGGATGGGATCTTCTTAAATTACTTCCTGAGTCAGAGCTTGTAAGACTCAAAAAGGAGGATATAGAGAGGTTTATAAAGTGATAAGGTACACAAAAAACAAGACTGATCTTCTTGAGCTTAAAAAGGAGCTATCAATAATAAAAGATGGGAAGGATATACTGGAGCAGAAAAGGGATATCCTTCTGAAGGAGATACTCTCAATAATAGATCAGGTTGAGGCTTACAGAAAAAGGTTAAATGAGGTTGTTCAGAAAAGCTACAACCTTCTTATAAAGGCATATATGGAAGCCGGGAAGGATTATGTTCTCAGAGAATCAAAGATATCAGTTTTTAAAGGGGATCTTAAGATATATGAGAAGAGTTTTATGGGAATTCCCATTCCTGAGGTGAAGTATAAAGTTTACAGAGTAAAAACACCTCTTAACCCTGTGTCTGAGTATATATTTGTTGATCTTGCAAGGAACTCATTTATGGAAGCTGTAAGGCTTATACTTGAGGTTGCATCCACTGAGATAAAAGCGTGGAAGCTTGCAGAGGAGCTTAAAAAAACAGTTGTGAGGGTTAATGCCCTTGAACATTTTTATATACCTGAGTATGAGAAAGCTGTAAAGGAGATAAGTGATTCCCTTGAGGAAATGGAAAGGGAGCTTTTGATCCTGATAAAAAATTTAGGATCTGAGGAGTTAACATTTTAATAAATACTTCCTAAAAGGGTGTTAAAATA is a window of Persephonella marina EX-H1 DNA encoding:
- a CDS encoding V-type ATP synthase subunit B; translated protein: MLIEYKGGISIKGNILFFKTVEGVRYGEKVVIRTDNRDITGKVSVLTEDITVIEILGESSGINPQDVRVRFTGEPFKIPVSEGMLGRILDPFGNPLDELGSIIPEAFLDISGEAYNPSKRLYPEEIIYTGISSIDGLNTLVKGQKLPVFAVSGVPTDQLVAQIVRQIKTGSENRATVLCAVGVKYETANYLIEDITSGGNFPKTAVFLNLADEPPVNSLISVRSALTLSEFLAFEKGYDVVVVIYDMTNYCDALREISSKRGEIPGRKGYPGYMYSDLASIYERAGVLKGMKGSVTQIPVLTMPDDDITHPIPDLTGYITEGQIVLDRSLHQRGVYPPVNVLPSLSRLMNRAVDDLHKRWANQIYSAYAKAKRVEMLASIVGETEISEIERTYLDFGRRFEELFIKQGRYEDRTLEETLSIGWDLLKLLPESELVRLKKEDIERFIK
- a CDS encoding V-type ATP synthase subunit D encodes the protein MIRYTKNKTDLLELKKELSIIKDGKDILEQKRDILLKEILSIIDQVEAYRKRLNEVVQKSYNLLIKAYMEAGKDYVLRESKISVFKGDLKIYEKSFMGIPIPEVKYKVYRVKTPLNPVSEYIFVDLARNSFMEAVRLILEVASTEIKAWKLAEELKKTVVRVNALEHFYIPEYEKAVKEISDSLEEMERELLILIKNLGSEELTF